TGTCGATGCCGACCATGTCCGCGTAGCCGTCACCGTTGAAGTCACCGGCGGCGAGCTGCTTGTACTGGTCCCAGCCGCCGCCGATGTTGAGCGGGGCGGCGAAGGCGTTGCCGGTGCCGTTGCCCTGGTGGACGTACAGGTTGCCCCAGATGTCGCGGGTCAGCAGGTCGCCCTTGCCGTCGCCGGAGACGTCGCCGCCGCCGAGGACCGCGTTGGTGACGCCCCACCAGTCGCCGGCGATGTTCTGGTTCGTGGTGCGGTTGGTCAGACCCCACTGGTTGAACTGGAACTTGTGGCCCCAGCTGGTCTTGTCCAGGCCGCTGACGCCGACCAGCTTGGAGCCGTCGTCCGGCCAGACGAAGTCGCCGGACTTGCGCGGCTCGAAGAGCGAGCCGTCGCTCTTGTTGTCGTACGACCAGTACTGGCCGGCGGCGTCGACCGTGCCGACGTTGTGCTTGCCGTAGACCGGGGTGATGCCCGCACCGAGGAAGAGCTCGGTGCTCTTCCAGTTCGAGCCGCAGTCGTACTGCTGGCTGAACAGGCCGTTGCCCTCGGAGAAGTGGCAGAACAGGTCACCGGTGGGGGTGACGCCCATCATGTCGGCCTTGCCGTCGCCGTCGATGTCGTCGGCGGCGATGATCTGCGTGTAGCCGGTCCAGCCGGTGGCGATCTGCGTGCGCCACTCGAACGGGCTGGCGCCGTTGCCGGTGCCCTTGTGGAGGAACAGCTCGCCCGTGTACGTACGGCCCAGCACGTCCGCGTCGCCGTCGCCGTCGATGTCGCTCAGGCCGACGATCTGGTCGTACTGGTTCCAGCCGCCGCTGACCTTCACCGCGGCCGCGAACGGGTTGGCGAGGTTGCCGGTGCTCTTGTAGTAGTACAGGTCACCGGCCGGCGTGCGGGCGATGACGTCGGGGCGGCCGTCCTTGTTCAGGTCGCCCGCCGCGATGACGCGGTTGTACATCTGCCAGCCGGAGCCGGTCCAGGTCGGCGCACCGGCGTAGCCGCCGGAGGTCTCGCGGAGCTGGAGCTTGCCGTCGAAGGTGAGCGTGAGGATCTCGGGGTTCCAGCCGCCGCCGACGTTGCCGAGGGCGATGATGTCCTTGACCGACTCGGTCTCGTCGCCCTGGATGCGGAAGTCGGTGGCGGGGTTGCCCGCGGGAGCGCTGGTCGCGAAGGCGCGGGTGAAGCCGCGCGTGTCGCGGAAGACCAGGTCGCTGAAACCGTCGCCGTCCAGGTCCAGGCGCGGCTGGGAGACGGCCCCCGCGGCAGCGGCGGCGGCGACGCCCTGGGGGGCGGCCGAGCGCGCGCCCTTGCCCGCGGGCTTGGCGTTCGGCGCCACCACGCCGGGGGCCGGGGCGGCGGCGTGCGGGACGGCGGCCTTGGGGCCGGCCCCCGGCGTGGCCGCGGCAGGTGCCGGGCGGTCCGAGGTCTTGCCGGCAGCGGTCGCCTGGCCCACGGAGAGCAGGGTGCCCGCGGAGAGGGCGAGAGCGGTGCAGGCCGCGATGCGGCCGAGGCGCGAAGAGCGCAAGTGGGTTCCCCAGTGATTCGCAGTGGAACCGGGTGGTCATCACGACGGTCGCCGGCGCAGGCCGGCACAGGCACAGGGCGTCGGTCGTACTTCCCCCCCGGGAGTGGCCCCACAGTACTGGCGCGTTTCCCGAGGTCAAAGTAGTTTTCCGTACAACCTTTCGACCTCGGGGTGGTCGGGGCGCCAGGACGCGTCGTCAGCTCCTGCGGTGGCCCACCAGGCGGGGCCGGGCCTCCAGGTTCTCCAGGCCGTGCCAGGCCAGGTTGACCAGGTGCGCCGCCACTTCCGCCTTCTTCGGACGCCGTGTCTCCAGCCACCACTGGCCGGTCAGCGCCACCATCCCCACCAGCGCCTGCGCGTACAGCGGGGCCAGCTTCGGGTCGAAGCCCCGGGCCTTGAACTCCAGACCAAGGATGTCCTCCACCTGCGTGGCGATATCACTGATCAGCGACGCGAACGTCCCCGTCGACTGCGCCACCGGCGAATCCCGCACCAGGATCCGGAACCCGTCCGTATAACTCTCGATGTAGTCCAGCAGCGCGAAAGCCGCCTGCTCCAGGAGCTCCCGCGGATGCCCGGCTGTCAGCGCACCCGTCACCCCCTCCAGCAGCTGCCGCATCTCGCGGTCCACGACCACCGCGTACAGGCCTTCCTTGCCGCCGAAGTGCTCGTACACCACCGGCTTCGACACCCCGGCCTTCGCCGCGATCTCCTCCACCGAGGTGCCCTCGAAACCCCTTTCGGCGAACAGCGCCCGGCCGATGTCCAGCAACTGCTGACGCCGCTCCGCCCCCGTCATCCGCACCCGGCGGCCACGCCGGGGCTTGTCACCGCTGGAACTGCTGCCGTCGATCGCCACGTCCCCCATCATGCCGCGTTCGAAGACATTTCCTTGCGCCGGGCGTCGATGCGGGACTCCGAAGGCCACCGCACGTCAGAGGCCCATCCCAGCTGTTCGAACCAGCGGATCAGCCGCGCACTGGAATCGACCTGCCCCCGCAGCACACCGTGGCGCGCCGACGTCGGCTCCGCGTGGTGCAGGTTGTGCCACGATTCGCCGCACGACAGCACCGCGAGCCACCACACGTTCCCCGACCGGTCCCGCGACTTGAACGGGCGCTTGCCCACCGCGTGGCAGATCGAATTGATCGACCACGTCACGTGGTGCAACAGCGCGACCCGCACCAGCGAACCCCAGAAGAACGCCGTGAAGGCCCCCCACCACGACATCGTCACCAGACCCCCCACCAGCGGCGGGATCGCCAACGACACCACCGTCCACAGTACGAAGTCCCGGGAGATCCGGCGGATCGCAGGGTCCTTGATCAGATCCGGCGCGTACTTCGCCTGGTTCGTCTGCTCCTCGTCGAACAGCCATCCGATGTGCGCCCACCACAGCCCCTTCATCAGCGCCGGGACCGTCTCGCCGAACCGCCACGGCGAATGCGGGTCACCCTCGTGATCGGAGAACTTGTGGTGCTTGCGGTGATCCGCCACCCACCGCACCAGCGGCCCCTCCACCGCCATCGAGCCCATCACCGCCAGCACGATCCGCAGCGGCCGCTTCGCCTTGAAGGAACCGTGCGTGAAATAGCGGTGGAAACCGATCGTGATGCCGTGGCACGCCAGGAAGTACATGAACACCATCAGGCCCACGTCCAGCCAGCTCACCCCCCAGCCCCAGGCCAGCGGGATCGCCCCCAGCAGCGCGACGAACGGGAGGATGATGAACAGCAACAACGCGATCTGCTCGACGGACCGCTTGCTCTCGCCGCCGCGCGTCGCGGACGGCTCACTCGTTCGGGACGGCGCCGCAGCGCCCTCGATCAGTTCGTCGGTGATGGCCACAGTGGATCCCCTGGGGGGTGAGGAGACGGAGGGCGCATGATCACGGACCCTACGGTCCCGTAACCTACGGCAACGTAAGTATGGCAAAGCTCCCGCCCCCGGCAAGAGGAGCACGCCCACCGGGCGGAGCAGCCCCGCGCTGCCGTCCCACGAGCACCGGCCACCTATCCTGGTCCCGTCGGACAGCGCGGTCCGCACGGGCAGCCCGGGCTGCGCAGCGGCACCGCCGCGCCCACCCCGGGGAGCCCACCGCCCAGTAGCGCTCGAACACTGCAAGGAGCCGCACCTGTGAGCAGTGCTGACCAGGCCGCCCAGGCCCCCGTCACCCAGGCCCCGGCCACCAAGGCCACCCTCACGCAGGCCGCCACCGCCAACGCGGAACTGCGCGCCGACATCCGCCGCCTCGGCGACCTCCTCGGCGAGACCCTCGTACGCCAGGAAGGCCAGGACCTCCTCGACCTCGTCGAACGCGTCCGCGCCCTCACCCGCACCGACGGCGAAGCCGCCGCCCGGCTCCTCGGCGACACCGACCTGGAAACCGCCGCCAAGCTCGTCCGCGCCTTCTCCACCTACTTCCACCTCGCCAACGTCACCGAACAGGTACACCGCGGCAAGGAACTGCGCGCCCACCGGGCCGCCGAAGGCGGCCTCCTCGCCCGTACCGCCGACATGCTCAAGGACGCCGACCCCGCACACCTGCGCGAAACGGTCAAGAACCTCAACGTCCGGCCCGTCTTCACCGCCCACCCCACCGAAGCGGCCCGCCGCAGCGTCCTCAACAAGCTGCGCCGCATCGCCGCCCTCCTCGAAGAGCCCGCCACCGGCGCCGGCGAACGCCGCCGCCACGACCTGCGGCTCGCCGAGAACATCGACCTCGTCTGGCAGACCGACGAACTGCGCGTCGTACGTCCCGAACCCGCCGACGAAGCCCGCAACGCCATCTACTACCTCGACGAGCTGCACGCCGGCGCCGTCGGGGACGTACTCGAAGACCTCGCCGCCGAACTCCAGCGCGTCGGCGTCGAGCTGCCCCCCGGCACCCGCCCCCTCACCTTCGGCACCTGGATCGGCGGCGACCGCGACGGCAACCCCAACGTCACCCCCGACGTCACCCGCGACGTCCTGATCCTCCAGCACGAACACGGCATCACCGACGCCCTCGCCGCCATCGACGAACTGCGCGGACTGCTGTCCAACTCCATCCGCTACACCGGAGCCACCGAGGAACTCCTCACCTCCCTCCAGGCCGACCTCGAACGCCTGCCCGAGATCAGCCCCCGCTACAAGCGCCTCAACGCGGAAGAGC
This Streptomyces sp. NBC_00539 DNA region includes the following protein-coding sequences:
- a CDS encoding FG-GAP repeat domain-containing protein; amino-acid sequence: MRSSRLGRIAACTALALSAGTLLSVGQATAAGKTSDRPAPAAATPGAGPKAAVPHAAAPAPGVVAPNAKPAGKGARSAAPQGVAAAAAAGAVSQPRLDLDGDGFSDLVFRDTRGFTRAFATSAPAGNPATDFRIQGDETESVKDIIALGNVGGGWNPEILTLTFDGKLQLRETSGGYAGAPTWTGSGWQMYNRVIAAGDLNKDGRPDVIARTPAGDLYYYKSTGNLANPFAAAVKVSGGWNQYDQIVGLSDIDGDGDADVLGRTYTGELFLHKGTGNGASPFEWRTQIATGWTGYTQIIAADDIDGDGKADMMGVTPTGDLFCHFSEGNGLFSQQYDCGSNWKSTELFLGAGITPVYGKHNVGTVDAAGQYWSYDNKSDGSLFEPRKSGDFVWPDDGSKLVGVSGLDKTSWGHKFQFNQWGLTNRTTNQNIAGDWWGVTNAVLGGGDVSGDGKGDLLTRDIWGNLYVHQGNGTGNAFAAPLNIGGGWDQYKQLAAGDFNGDGYADMVGIDNNGGLYFHPGTGKASAPFGTRWLVYAFMGGYKDIMSPGDLTGDGKADLVLVDAGGNAFRMEGGHSLFGSQVLTPQVMFRGNMSYRSIG
- a CDS encoding TetR family transcriptional regulator, with translation MMGDVAIDGSSSSGDKPRRGRRVRMTGAERRQQLLDIGRALFAERGFEGTSVEEIAAKAGVSKPVVYEHFGGKEGLYAVVVDREMRQLLEGVTGALTAGHPRELLEQAAFALLDYIESYTDGFRILVRDSPVAQSTGTFASLISDIATQVEDILGLEFKARGFDPKLAPLYAQALVGMVALTGQWWLETRRPKKAEVAAHLVNLAWHGLENLEARPRLVGHRRS
- a CDS encoding acyl-CoA desaturase — its product is MAITDELIEGAAAPSRTSEPSATRGGESKRSVEQIALLLFIILPFVALLGAIPLAWGWGVSWLDVGLMVFMYFLACHGITIGFHRYFTHGSFKAKRPLRIVLAVMGSMAVEGPLVRWVADHRKHHKFSDHEGDPHSPWRFGETVPALMKGLWWAHIGWLFDEEQTNQAKYAPDLIKDPAIRRISRDFVLWTVVSLAIPPLVGGLVTMSWWGAFTAFFWGSLVRVALLHHVTWSINSICHAVGKRPFKSRDRSGNVWWLAVLSCGESWHNLHHAEPTSARHGVLRGQVDSSARLIRWFEQLGWASDVRWPSESRIDARRKEMSSNAA